A single Dermacentor albipictus isolate Rhodes 1998 colony chromosome 3, USDA_Dalb.pri_finalv2, whole genome shotgun sequence DNA region contains:
- the LOC139057694 gene encoding putative nuclease HARBI1 — protein sequence MAAFLIALAAAARQPGCGRREPEDAFDTPDDLFRRHFRLKEETVRWMCDEVAEELGGAIVHAGARNKWVHFPRTSEEKAAVKGGFLQRGAIPGVIGCVDGSLNASIAPKGEQKAAFMCRKGYYVLNTMLICDAGVRILTVDTLRPGSDHDAYVWRTTWLRRRFQEAHNAKAGEHLLDEQREKFIQLQFLQRHPPIHTAEGPYNTAHAATRSVLEWCIGLLKSRFRCLQRYHALHCELDCAANVVAACAVLHNLCLDEGDVSDVVSDDCSNCSSDDESDNPSPEREFSK from the exons ATGGCTGCCTTCCTGATTGCGTTGGCGGCGGCGGCTCGTCAGCCCGGGTGCGGGAGGAGGGAGCCCGAGGATGCGTTTGACACGCCAGACGACCTGTTTCGGCGGCACTTTCGCCTGAAGGAAGAAACTGTGCGGTGGATGTGCGACGAAGTGGCGGAGGAACTCGGAGGC GCAATCGTCCACGCCGgggcccgcaacaagtgggtTCACTTCCCGAGGACGTCGGAGGAGAAGGCGGCCGTGAAGGGAGGGTTCCTTCAACGCGGCGCCATTCCCGGCGTCATCGGATGCGTGGACGGCAGCCTTAACGCCAGCATCGCACCGAAAGGCGAGCAGAAGGCGGCATTCATGTGCCGGAAAGGCTACTACGTCCTCAACACAATGTTA atctgcgacgcaggTGTACGGATCCTCACCGTCGACACTCTGCGACCGGGGTCAGACCACGACGCCTACGTCTGGAGAACTACATGGTTGCGTCGTCGGTTCCAGGAGGCACATAATGCCAAGGCCGGCGAGCACCTCCTCGATGAGCAGCGGGAAAAATTTATACAGTTGCAATTCTTGCAGC GCCACCCTCCCATCCACACTGCAGAAGGCCCgtacaacactgcacatgctgccaCGCGGTCCGTATTGGAGTGGTGCATTGGGCTTCTGAAGAGCCGCTTCCGCTGCCTTCAGCGGTACCACGCCCTGCACTGCGAACTAGACTGTGCTGCCAACGTCGTTGCAGCATGTGCAGTGCTGCACAACTTGTGTCTTGATGAAGGTGACGTGTCTGATGTTGTCAGTGATGATTGCAGCAACTGCAGCAGTGATGATGAAAGTGACAATCCTTCCCCAGAGAGAGAGTTCTCCAAGTGA